One segment of Nitrospira sp. DNA contains the following:
- the tuf gene encoding elongation factor Tu (EF-Tu; promotes GTP-dependent binding of aminoacyl-tRNA to the A-site of ribosomes during protein biosynthesis; when the tRNA anticodon matches the mRNA codon, GTP hydrolysis results; the inactive EF-Tu-GDP leaves the ribosome and release of GDP is promoted by elongation factor Ts; many prokaryotes have two copies of the gene encoding EF-Tu) gives EMVMPGDNVSVTGELISPIAMEQGLRFAVREGGKTVGSGVVTEILA, from the coding sequence GGAGATGGTCATGCCGGGCGACAACGTGAGTGTCACGGGCGAGTTGATCAGCCCGATCGCGATGGAGCAGGGGTTGCGCTTCGCGGTCCGCGAGGGCGGCAAGACCGTCGGCTCCGGCGTCGTCACTGAAATTCTGGCGTAA